The genomic stretch ACCCCGGCCGCTCATCGCGCCGGCGACCAGCTCCTCGCCGATCACCGTGCCGGTGGCGCCAGTGCAGGTGACCAGCACGTCGGCGGCGGCCAGCTCCACGGGCAGCTGGTCCAGGTCGGCCTGCCGGCCGCCGATCGTCTCGGCCAGGCGCGCGGCGCTGGCCGGGGTGCGGCTGCTGACGGTGACCGCGGCGCCGCGGCGGGCCAGCGTGGTCGCGGCCAGCGCGCCCATCGAGCCCGCGCCGACGACGAGCACCGGGCGGCCGGTCAGGTCACCGATCAGGTCGGTCACCCGGTCCAGCGCGACCGACACCAGCGAGGCGCCGGCCCGGTCGATGCCGGTCTCGGCGTGCACCCGCTTGCCCACCCGCAGCGCGCGCTGGGCGATCGGGTGCAGCTCGCGCCCGACCGTGCCCTGCTCCTGGGCCAGCGCGTAGGCGGCGCGCAGCTGCCCGAGCACCTGCGTCTCCCCCACGACCATCGAGTCCAGGCCCGCGGCGACCGTGCACAGGTGCCCGATCGCCTGGTCCTCGTAGTAGACGGTGACGTAGGGCGAGAGCTCCTCGACCGTGGCGCCGGCGTGCCGGGCGAGCACCCGGCTGACGTCGGTGACGCCGCCGTGGAAGCGGTCGACCTCGGCGAAGACCTCGATCCGGTTGCAGGTGGCCAGCACCATGGCCTCGCTGACGTGGTCGCTGTCGAGGAGCTCGTGCAGCGTCTTGACCGTGTCGTCGCCGCTCATGCTGACCTGCTCGAGCAGGGCGACCGGCGCGGTCTGGTGGCTGATCCCGACGGCGAGCAGGCTCATCCCAGGCTCCCCGCGGTGCGCAGTGCGGCTGCCGGCGCGGGCACCTGGGCGCGCTGCTGGTCCAGGAAGGCCAGCACCTGCAGCTCGACGGACAGGTCGACCTTGCGGACGTCGACGCCCGCGGGGACGGACAACGCCACCGGCGCGAAGTTCAAGATGCTCCTCACCCCGGCCGCGACGAGCCGGTCGCAGACCGACTGCGCCACCTCGGCCGGTGTCGTGATGACGCCGATCGTGGCGGCGGTGGCTCGCACCACCGCCTCGAGCTCCTCCACCGGGCGGACCGTGCAGCCGCCCACCCGGGTCCCCACCGTGGCGGGGTCGCTGTCCAGCAGGCCGACGAAGGTGAAGCCGCGGCTGGCGAAGCCGGTGTAGTCGGCCAGCGCCGAGCCGAGGCGGCCGAGCCCGACGAGCACGCACGGCCGGGACCGCTCGCCGCCGAGAGCCTCGGAGAGACGTGCGCGCAGACCGGCCACCGAGTAGCCGACCCCCCGCACGCCGCAGGGCCCCAGGTGCGAGAGGTCCTTGCGGAGGCCGGCGGGGTTGACCCCGGCGGCGGAGGCCAGCTCGCCGGAGGAGACATGGCTGCGACCGTCGTCGGCGAGACCGGCCAGCACCCGCAGGTACACGGCCAGCCGGGCGACGGTGGCCTCCGGGATGTTCCGGGGCCGCGACTGGGTCACGGGCAGACTCTCCAGCGATCCGAACGCGACCCGGACGGGACCGGACGTTCGGGGGACTCGGGGCACGGGCACGTGGGGCTACGGCACGTGTAGGACCTGGGCGCGTCAGCGCCCGGCCACCTCACGGTAACCGCTTGTGAAGCCGTGAACAAAGTCGTCGACCCCGTTCGCGCAGGTCACGGGCGCCCGCTGTGGCGGATGCCACGCCGTGCGCCACCCGGTCGGGTGCGGCCGGTGGCTCAGCCGGTGCCGAGGTCGCGCCGCAGCCGCACCACGTCGACGGTGAAGTAGCTGTGCTCCCGGCCGTCGAGCAGCACCACCGGGACGCGGTCACCGTACTCGGCGCGCAGCTCCTCGTCGCCGTCGACGTCGACCAGCACCGGCGTCAGACCGGCCTCCGCACCGATGCGGGTGAGCGTCTCCTCGGCCACGGCGCACAGGTGGCACCCGGTCCGGGTGAGCAGCTGCAGGCGCGGTGTCGGCTCAGTCACCGGGTTCCTCCCAGAGGGCGGCGCGGGCCGCTCGTTCCATCCCCAGCTCCCGCAGCCGGGCGCGGCTCACCTTGCCGGTCAGCGACTGCGGCAGCTCGGGCACGACGTGCACCGCGACCGGCACCTTGAACCGCGCCAGCGACGCCGCGGCGTGCGCGCGCAGCTCCGCCTCGTCGACCTCGGCACCCGGCGCGGCCACCACGACGGCGTGCACCGCCTCCCCGGTCCGCGGGTCGGGCAGCCCGATGACCGCGCTCCGGGCGACCCCCGGGTGCGCGTCGAGCACCCGCTCGACCTCGCCCGGGTAGACGTTGAACCCGTTGACCAGCACCAGGTCGCGCCGGCGGTCGACCAGCACCAGGTCGCCGTCGACGTCGCGGTAGGCGATGTCGCCGGTGAGCAGCCAGCCCTGCGCGTCCGGGCCGTCGGCGCCGTCGGGCCAGTAGCCGCTGAACAGGTTGGGGCCGCGGGCGCAGATCTCCCCGGCCTCCTCCTGCTCGTCCTCCAGCCGGTCGTCCGAGGGGTCGTCACCGGCCGTCGGGCCACCCGCGGTGTCCCGCAGCCGCAGCTCGATCCCCGGCAGCGGTCCGCCGATGCGCCGGGGCACCGGCCGGCCGGTGACCAGCGTGCTGGCCAGCACGGGCCCGGCCTCGGTGAGCCCGTAGCCCTCCCAGACGGTGACCGCGGCCCGGTCCCGCATCGCGGTGAGCACCGCCGCCGCCAGCGGCGCGGACCCGGAGCTGGCCGTGCGGACGGCGGCGAAGGCCCGGCGGAGGACGGCGTCGGAGCCGGCGGCGTCCGCGGCCGCCAGCCAGGCCGCGTACATCGGTGGTGCCGCCGGGACGGTGGTGACCTCCTCCTCGGCCATCAGCCGGAGGGTGGCCAGCGGGTCGAACTCCTCGACCAGGACGGCGCAGGCGCCGGTGGCGGCGGCCAGCCCCCAGGCGCTGGTGAAGCCGTAGACGTGGAAGAGCGGGAGCGCGACCAGCACCCGGTCACCGGCGCGCACCGGCGGCGGGTCCAGGGCCAGGCACTGCCGCTGGTTGGCCAGCAGCGCTGCGTGGGTGAGCATCGCGCCCCGCGGCCGGCCGGTGGAGCCGCTGGTGTAGGCGAGCAGCGCCAGCGCGGCCGGGTCCTCGGGGTCGTCGGGAGCCGGGCCGTCGTCGTCCGGCGGCCCGGCCAGCACCGGCACCCCGGCCAGCTCCGGCCGCTCGGCGGTGGCCACCAGCAGCCGCGCGCCGGAGTCGGTGAGCAGGTGCGACACCTCGGGGTCGGTGTAGGCGGTGTTGACCGGGACGACGACCAGCCCGGCCCGCAGCGCGCCGGTGACCGCGACGACCCAGTCGACGCCGTTGCGCAGCTGCACCGCCACCCGGTCGCCGGTGGCCAGGCCCCGGGCGCGGTAGCCGGCGGCGGCCCGGTCGACGAGCGCGTCGAGCTCCGCCCAGGTCAGCCGGCGGTCCCCGTGCACCAGCGCCGGGGATCCGCCCGAGGTGGCGGCCGCGCGTCGCACCAGCGCGGCCAGGGACCCCACCGGCGCGGTCGACGCCACCGGGGCGCCCTCTCCTGTCACACGGACCTCCCTGGACCCACGCACCGCCCCCGACCGGCGGCGACGACGCCATCGGGGCACGATGGTGTCATCCCGGTGAGCCGCCCGCAGCGGGTCGTGCCACGCCGGGCGAGCCGGCCGGACCAGGGGTGGAGGAGCTGCACGGCATGACCCGCGCCCACCCGTCCGCGCCCGTCAGCGCGCTGCCCGGCGCCGGGCCGCGCCGCCGGTCGGTCCCCGCCCCCGGCCCGAGCCGCCCCTGGCGGGCGGCCCTCCGGTCGTCGTCGGCGAGGCGCCGGCGCCCCCCGTCGAGGACAGCGGGTCCGCGCCCGCCGGCCCGCACGCGGACCCGGACGAGGTCTGGGAGTTCGTCCGCCGGGCGCAGCAGGGCGACGCCGAGGGGTTCGGCCTGCTCTACGACCGGTACGTCGACGTGGTCTACCGCTTCCTGCTGCTCCGGGTGGGCGACCGGGCGACCGCGGAGGACTTCACCAGCGAGACCTTCGTCCGCGCGCTGCGCCGGATCGACTCGCTCACCTTCCAGGGCCGCGACGTGGGTGCCTGGCTGGTCACGATCGCCCGCAACATCGTGCTCGACCACGTGAAGAGCAGCCGCCACCGGCTGGAGGTCACCACCGCGGACATGCGCACCGCGGACCGGGCGACCGGGAGCCCGGAGGACACGGTCGTGCAGCGGCTCACGGACGCCGAGCTCGTCGCCTGCATGCAGCAGCTCTCCGCCGACCAGCGAGAGTGCCTGGAACTGCGCTTCCTCCAGGACCTCAGCGTCGCCGAGACCGCGGCCGCGATGGGCCGGAAGGACGGCGCGATCAAGGCGCTGCAGCACCGCGCGGTCCGCCGGCTCGCCGCGTTGGTGCCCCCGGGACTGCGGTGACCCCTGTGACCGTGCGGCCGCGCTGCGTAACGCCGGGCCCGGCCCGGTCGTTGCCTGGGTGGGGACGGCGCACCGATCGGCGGAGCGCGACCCGGGAGGTCCGCGGAGGGCGACGGTGACGGTGCAGCAGGACGACGCGACGGGCGCCGTCCGCCGTACCGCCGGCCCGCCCCCCAAGGCCCTGCCCTTCACCCCGGAGGACCTGGTGCTCGCCCGGCTGGAGGGGCTGCCGGCGGAGCACGCCGCCCGGCCCGACCCGGTGTTCCGCGCGACGACCCGGACCCGGCTGGTCGCGATGGCCGCCGTGCGGGAGCCCGTGACGCGACGGTGGGGCTCCCGGCGCGCGGGCGCCTCCCCCTGGCGGGGCCGGATCACCGCCGGCCTGGCCGGCGCCACCCTCACCGTCGGTGCGCTCGGGGGCCTGCTGGCCGCCGCCCAGGGCGCCGCCCCCGGCGACCTGCTCTACCAGGTCAAGCGCGGCGGCGAGGCGACCCAGCTGGTGCTCGCCGGCGACAGCAGCCGGGGGGCGACGCTGCTGGCGTTCGCCAGCGCCCGGCTCGGGGAGCTCAACGAGCTGGCCGCCGCCGGCAACGGCGCACCCGTGGTCGAGACGTTGCGCACCATGGACCGGCAGACCACCGACGGCGCCGCCTGGCTCACCGCCCGCGCGGTCGCCGACGACGACGCGGCCGCGTTGCGCGCGCTCACCAGCTGGACCGCCGGGCAGCGCGCCGGGCTGGACGCGCTCGCCGACGACGTCCCGCCCGGCGCCGACGGGGCACTGGACAGCTCCCGCGAGCTGGTCGCCGCCGTCGCCGACCGCGCCGACGCACTGGGCACCGCCCTCGACTGCCCCGGCGGGCCGGCGGTCGCGGCCGGCGACGAGCTCGGCCCGCTCCCCGCACCGTGCCCGGCCGGCGCGGCGACGGCGCAGGAGTCCGCGGGCGGTGCACCCTCGCCCTCCCCGACCGGGTCGGACACCGAGCCCGCGGCGCCGGGCCGCGTCGCGCCACCGGTCGCCTCCGGGGCGACATCCACACCGCCGCCCGCCCCGGCCGAGGCCGGGGCAGCAGCCCCCGCGCCGGCACCGACCCCTGCTCCGGCCCCGCCGCCTGCTCCCGCCGTCCGGCCCGAGCCGGCCGCCCCGGCGCCGGCCGCCACCGCGACGCCGTCCCGGCCGCGGGTGGTCGTCGAGCTGCCGCCCGTCGTCCCGGGCCTGCGGGTGTGCCTGCCGCCGGTGATCTCGCTCGACTGCCGACCTGCCGCCGACTGAGCGGTCCGGCTCGCTAGGGTCGGGTGCCCAGTGCAACCCCGACCGGGAGGTGACCCGTCGTGCGAGTTCCCTTCCGCGGGCGGGGTGCGCGCCTCCCCGGCGGGCTGGCCGACGAGGAGACCCGCGCGCTCGTCGCCGGCACCGCGTCCGCCGAGGCCGCCGAGACGACACCGGCGCCGGTCCCGCACCCGGACCCGACGGGCGCGGCGTTCTTCGACGTCGACAACACGATGATGATGGGCGCCTCGCTGTTCTGGTTCGCCCGCGGTCTGGCCGCCCGCAAGTACTTCACCAGCCGCGACGTGGCCTCCTTCATCTGGCAGCAGGCGAAGTTCCGGATCGCGGGCAGCGAGAGCAGCATCGACATGCACACCGTCCGGGACAACGCGCTCGCCTTCGTCGCGGGCCGGCCGGTCGAGGAGATCAAGCAGGCCAGCGAGGAGATCTACGACGAGCTGATGGCCGACCGGATCTGGTCGGGCACCCGGCTGCTCGCCCAGCAGCACCTGGACGCGGGGCAGCGGGTCTGGCTGGTCACCGCCACCCCGGTGGAGCTCGCCTCGATCATCGCCCACCGGCTCGGGCTCACCGGCGCGCTGGGCACGGTGGCGGAGGTGGTCGACGACCGGTTCACCGGGCGACTGGTCGGTGAGCTGATGCACGGCGACGCCAAGGCTCAGGCGGTGCGGGTGCTGGCCGAACGCGAGGGCCTCGACCTGACCCGTTGCACCGCCTACAGCGACTCCAGCAACGACCTGCCGATGCTCAGCCTGGTCGGCACGGCGGTCGCGGTGAACCCCGACTCGGAGCTGCGCGCCATCGCCCGCTCCCGCGGCTGGACGATCAAGGACTTCCGCACCGGGCGGAAGGCGGCCAAGATCGGCGTCCCCACGGTCGGCGCGGCAGCGGTCTCCGGCGGCGTGGTCGGCGGGCTGGTCGCACTCCGGCGCCGCAACCGCTGGCCGTTCTAGCCGCCGGCGGTCGCCAGTCCGCCGCCCGCGCCGTCCTGGCGCAGCGGGTCGACGAGCATCATCCGCAGCAGCGTCTGCTCCCAGGCCGTCCGCACGGCGCAGGGCTGGTCGGCGAGAGCGCCCGGTGCCGACACGCGGACGCCGCGCACGTCGTCCACCACCGCGTCGAAGGCCAACCGGAACACCAGGTCACTGGCCTGGTCCGCGGACAGGCCGGCGCCCAGCAGCGGCTCCAGCACCCAGCCCAGACCGTGCTCCTCGACGTCCACCACGAACGGTCTTCGCGTCGGCCACCCCGTTCGGATGCACCGCGGGGCCGACGTCCCGTGTTCGTCGGCGGGTGGTGCGGCCGGCGCTCAGCTGAAGACGCTGCGGCGCTGCAGGAGGAGCCGGTAGATGGAGTGCTGGATCGTCTCCCGCACCTGGTCGGTGAGGTTGAAGACGATCATCGGGTCGTCGGCGGCGGCCGGTCCGTAGGACGCGGTCTCGATCGGCTCGCCGAAGGCGATGAACCACTTCGACGGCAGCGGCACCGCGCCCAGCGGCCCCAGCAGCGGGAAGGTCGGCGTGATCGGGAAGTAGGGCAGCCCGAGCAGCCGGGCGGCGGCCTTCGCGTTGCCGAGCATCGGGTAGATCTCCTCGGCGCCGACGATCGCGCACGGCACGATCGGCACCCCGGTGCGCAGCGCGGCGCTGACGAACCCGCCACGGCCGAACCGCTGCAGCGTGTACCGCTCGCTGAACGGCTTGCCCACGCCCTTGAAGCCCTCGGGGAAGACGCCCACCAGCTCCCCGGCCGACAGCAGCCGCTCGGCGTCCTCGTTGCACGCCAGCGTCGTGCCGAGCTTGCGCGCCAGCGCGCCGATGAACGGCACCTGGAAGACGAGGTCGGCGCCGAGCAGACGCAGCCGACGTCCGGCCGGATGGTGGTCGCGCAGCGCGACGGTCTCCATCAGCGCGTCGACCGGGACGGTGCCGGAGTGGTTGGCGACCACCAGCGCGCCGCCGGTGTCCGGCACGTTCTCCAGCCCCTGCACCTCGACCCGGAACCAGCGCTCGAACCACGGCCGCAGCAGCGGGAGGAACAGGTGGTCGGTCAGGTCGGGGTCGAAGCCGAACTCGTCGGTGTCGTACTCGCCGGTCAGCCGGCGCCGCAGGAAGTCCAGGCCGGCAGCGACCTCCGCGTCCCAGCCGGGCTGCGCGGCGGGCGGCGGGAGGGGCTCGTCGTCGGGGCGGAGTGGGATGACCTGGGCCTCAGGCATCGTGCACCGCCCGCAGGCCGGGCACCGACGGCGCGGGACGCCGGCGCGGGGTGCACAGGCTGGAGGCGGTGGTCAGCCCACCGGCGAGCCGGCCCACGGCCGTGCGCACCCCGCCGGTCACCCCCGCCACCAGCTGGGGGTCCACCACCGGGGGGAGGGTGCGGCCGTAGTCGGCCAGCGCCTCGGCGGTCGTGTAGTGCGGCGAGTACCCGAAGTCCTCGCGCAGCACGCGGGTGTCGACGACCCGGCCGAAGTTGAGGAAGCGCATCTGCTCCGGGGACCAGTCGACGAGTCCGGGGCGACGGGTGAGCCGGCCGAGCGACCCCATCGCGGCCTCGGGCAGCGGCAGCTGCACCCGGCCCAGCCGGCGGATGGCCTGGGAGAGCAGCACGGTGCCCTGGGCGCCGACGTTGACCGTGCCGACGAAGTCGCCGGTGGCCGCGCGGGCCAGCACCGCCACGGCGTCGTCCTCGTGGAGGAGCTGCACCCGGGCGTCGTAGCCGAGGGCGGTGGGGATCACCGGCATCCGGAAGAACCCGGACAGCAGGGAGTCGATGCGGGGGCCGATGAGGTTCGTGAACCGCAGCACGGCCACGCCCACGTCGGGGCGGCGCCGGGCGAAGGACCGGACGTAGCCCTCGATGTCCAGGCTGTCCTTGGCGAAGCCCCCACCGGGGACCCGCCGCGCCTGCATCGTCTCGGAGAACACCGCCGGGTCGCGGGGGCTGGCCCCGTAGACCGCGCTGGTGGACTTGAGCACCAGCCGGCGCACCCGCGGCGACCGCTGGCAGGCGGCCAGCAGCTGCATGGAGCCGATGACGTTGAGCTCCTTCATCGACACCCGCCCACCGGCGCTGGCCGGGGTCGCGCTGATGTTCATGTGGACCACGGTGTCCACCGCGGCCGACTCGATCACCTTCCCGATCAACGGGTTGCGGATGTCGGCGCGGACGAACTCGGTCCGCCCGAGGCGACGGAGCACCTCGGGGGCCGGGGGGACGGTGTCCACCCCGATGACCCGGTCGATGCCCGGGTCGGCTGCGAGCTCGGCCGCCAGCGCGCCGCCCAGCCACCGGCTCACACCGGTGACGAGGACGACCGCGGGCGGCACGAGCGTCAGCTCACTTCTTGTTGCGGCGCTGCACGCGGGTCTTCTTGAGCAGCTTGCGGTGCTTCTTCTTCGCCATCCGCTTGCGGCGCTTCTTGATGACCGAACCCATGTCCTGCTCCCGACGTCGTGGTCACGCGGCGCCGGGGGCGGTGACCGGGTGGTCACGCGGTTCCTTGTCCGGGCACCGTGCGAGGTGTTCAGCTCCAGCGCGGGCCACCCCCGTGCGGGGGTGGCACCGCTCAGCGCCCGAGACTACCTGGTGCCGTTCCGGGACGGCCGCCTCGCAGGGACACGCCCTGAGCAGGTGACCGGGTGGAACGGCCGCCTCGCAGGGACCCCCGAGCGTGCGAGGGGGGCGAGGCGGTCCTTCGTCAGGCGATGTCGGTGTAGGCGTCGCGCAGG from Modestobacter roseus encodes the following:
- a CDS encoding glutamyl-tRNA reductase — protein: MSLLAVGISHQTAPVALLEQVSMSGDDTVKTLHELLDSDHVSEAMVLATCNRIEVFAEVDRFHGGVTDVSRVLARHAGATVEELSPYVTVYYEDQAIGHLCTVAAGLDSMVVGETQVLGQLRAAYALAQEQGTVGRELHPIAQRALRVGKRVHAETGIDRAGASLVSVALDRVTDLIGDLTGRPVLVVGAGSMGALAATTLARRGAAVTVSSRTPASAARLAETIGGRQADLDQLPVELAAADVLVTCTGATGTVIGEELVAGAMSGRGDRRLVVVDLALPRDVEATVAGLPGVHVVDLAMLQGERAAHPGQPVAGSVAADDIAAAHALVELETSLLRAERQAAAVAPTVSALRSQAADVVDAELLRLSTRLPDLDAKARSEIARTVRRVVDKLLHEPTVRVKELASAPGGTDYADALRALFGLGLSGATDGDRATLSDAVTVDPQLPAGTPLSALDPRIEAAREGRAGGAP
- a CDS encoding redox-sensing transcriptional repressor Rex; this translates as MTQSRPRNIPEATVARLAVYLRVLAGLADDGRSHVSSGELASAAGVNPAGLRKDLSHLGPCGVRGVGYSVAGLRARLSEALGGERSRPCVLVGLGRLGSALADYTGFASRGFTFVGLLDSDPATVGTRVGGCTVRPVEELEAVVRATAATIGVITTPAEVAQSVCDRLVAAGVRSILNFAPVALSVPAGVDVRKVDLSVELQVLAFLDQQRAQVPAPAAALRTAGSLG
- a CDS encoding glutaredoxin family protein; its protein translation is MTEPTPRLQLLTRTGCHLCAVAEETLTRIGAEAGLTPVLVDVDGDEELRAEYGDRVPVVLLDGREHSYFTVDVVRLRRDLGTG
- a CDS encoding AMP-binding protein, which encodes MASTAPVGSLAALVRRAAATSGGSPALVHGDRRLTWAELDALVDRAAAGYRARGLATGDRVAVQLRNGVDWVVAVTGALRAGLVVVPVNTAYTDPEVSHLLTDSGARLLVATAERPELAGVPVLAGPPDDDGPAPDDPEDPAALALLAYTSGSTGRPRGAMLTHAALLANQRQCLALDPPPVRAGDRVLVALPLFHVYGFTSAWGLAAATGACAVLVEEFDPLATLRLMAEEEVTTVPAAPPMYAAWLAAADAAGSDAVLRRAFAAVRTASSGSAPLAAAVLTAMRDRAAVTVWEGYGLTEAGPVLASTLVTGRPVPRRIGGPLPGIELRLRDTAGGPTAGDDPSDDRLEDEQEEAGEICARGPNLFSGYWPDGADGPDAQGWLLTGDIAYRDVDGDLVLVDRRRDLVLVNGFNVYPGEVERVLDAHPGVARSAVIGLPDPRTGEAVHAVVVAAPGAEVDEAELRAHAAASLARFKVPVAVHVVPELPQSLTGKVSRARLRELGMERAARAALWEEPGD
- a CDS encoding sigma-70 family RNA polymerase sigma factor; protein product: MAGGPPVVVGEAPAPPVEDSGSAPAGPHADPDEVWEFVRRAQQGDAEGFGLLYDRYVDVVYRFLLLRVGDRATAEDFTSETFVRALRRIDSLTFQGRDVGAWLVTIARNIVLDHVKSSRHRLEVTTADMRTADRATGSPEDTVVQRLTDAELVACMQQLSADQRECLELRFLQDLSVAETAAAMGRKDGAIKALQHRAVRRLAALVPPGLR
- a CDS encoding DUF5667 domain-containing protein codes for the protein MTVQQDDATGAVRRTAGPPPKALPFTPEDLVLARLEGLPAEHAARPDPVFRATTRTRLVAMAAVREPVTRRWGSRRAGASPWRGRITAGLAGATLTVGALGGLLAAAQGAAPGDLLYQVKRGGEATQLVLAGDSSRGATLLAFASARLGELNELAAAGNGAPVVETLRTMDRQTTDGAAWLTARAVADDDAAALRALTSWTAGQRAGLDALADDVPPGADGALDSSRELVAAVADRADALGTALDCPGGPAVAAGDELGPLPAPCPAGAATAQESAGGAPSPSPTGSDTEPAAPGRVAPPVASGATSTPPPAPAEAGAAAPAPAPTPAPAPPPAPAVRPEPAAPAPAATATPSRPRVVVELPPVVPGLRVCLPPVISLDCRPAAD
- a CDS encoding HAD family hydrolase, producing MRVPFRGRGARLPGGLADEETRALVAGTASAEAAETTPAPVPHPDPTGAAFFDVDNTMMMGASLFWFARGLAARKYFTSRDVASFIWQQAKFRIAGSESSIDMHTVRDNALAFVAGRPVEEIKQASEEIYDELMADRIWSGTRLLAQQHLDAGQRVWLVTATPVELASIIAHRLGLTGALGTVAEVVDDRFTGRLVGELMHGDAKAQAVRVLAEREGLDLTRCTAYSDSSNDLPMLSLVGTAVAVNPDSELRAIARSRGWTIKDFRTGRKAAKIGVPTVGAAAVSGGVVGGLVALRRRNRWPF
- a CDS encoding lysophospholipid acyltransferase family protein yields the protein MPEAQVIPLRPDDEPLPPPAAQPGWDAEVAAGLDFLRRRLTGEYDTDEFGFDPDLTDHLFLPLLRPWFERWFRVEVQGLENVPDTGGALVVANHSGTVPVDALMETVALRDHHPAGRRLRLLGADLVFQVPFIGALARKLGTTLACNEDAERLLSAGELVGVFPEGFKGVGKPFSERYTLQRFGRGGFVSAALRTGVPIVPCAIVGAEEIYPMLGNAKAAARLLGLPYFPITPTFPLLGPLGAVPLPSKWFIAFGEPIETASYGPAAADDPMIVFNLTDQVRETIQHSIYRLLLQRRSVFS
- a CDS encoding NAD-dependent epimerase/dehydratase family protein — translated: MPPAVVLVTGVSRWLGGALAAELAADPGIDRVIGVDTVPPAPEVLRRLGRTEFVRADIRNPLIGKVIESAAVDTVVHMNISATPASAGGRVSMKELNVIGSMQLLAACQRSPRVRRLVLKSTSAVYGASPRDPAVFSETMQARRVPGGGFAKDSLDIEGYVRSFARRRPDVGVAVLRFTNLIGPRIDSLLSGFFRMPVIPTALGYDARVQLLHEDDAVAVLARAATGDFVGTVNVGAQGTVLLSQAIRRLGRVQLPLPEAAMGSLGRLTRRPGLVDWSPEQMRFLNFGRVVDTRVLREDFGYSPHYTTAEALADYGRTLPPVVDPQLVAGVTGGVRTAVGRLAGGLTTASSLCTPRRRPAPSVPGLRAVHDA
- a CDS encoding 30S ribosomal protein bS22, which codes for MGSVIKKRRKRMAKKKHRKLLKKTRVQRRNKK